The Penaeus vannamei isolate JL-2024 unplaced genomic scaffold, ASM4276789v1 unanchor4899, whole genome shotgun sequence genomic interval TCATTTCGTCATCtaccattttcatcgtcattgtcatcatcgccaTGAAAAACAGCAACGCTATTATTTTCACTTCCATTATCATTTgctgtatctttttattttattaattatcatgtAAACATATTAATTGGTCTCACTTCATCAAcctcattatgattttcattgcattaccatcattgttattatttaatcattttctgtcttatcattgtctttatcttctcatgttacttttctgtttttattccatcttttttccttctccatcactcACTTCTCTGACACActttctcatcttcatctctccatccccatcactcacttcaccaccatcactcacctctctctctaactcttcatCTCCACCATTTACCTCTCTCTGCaactctccacccccaccactcagctccctctccacctcacccttCCATCTTCAatatcaccttcctctccctgttcctctatcccctctctccatctccctaattctccaccccttctctgcctctcccttttctccaacccctgctccctctccctccatcactcatccccctcatccctctccctccctctccctccatcactcaccatcacctcttcctccctcttccccttctcaccctctccctccatcactcaccccctctgccccgtccttccctctccctccatcactcacccccctcttccctctccctccccctccctccatcactcaccacctttctcccttttccctccatcacaCACCCTCtgccccgtccttccctctccctccaccactcaccccctctgccccgtccctccctctccctccatcactcacccccctcttccctctccctccccctctctccaccactcaccccctctgccccgtccctccctctccctgcatcactcacccccctcttccctctccctcctcctccctccatcactcaccccctctgccccgtccctccctctccctccaccactcacccccctctcccctctctctccctcccccgcagcTCATGACCAGCATGAACGAAGACCTGAACCGCCGCTACGGGGTGGTGGACGGCGAGGCGCTCTACCCGCGCCACGGTTCCAGTCCGGTCGAGCAGCTGAACAGCACCGGCAGCAGCAGCggtcaccaccctcaccaccactcgcagcaccagcagcagcacaGCACCAGCGAGTCGGAGCAGCACCcgaaccatcatcaccaccatcaccaccaggcTGCCTCTGCTGGTAGCAAGGCGGGAGTCTCGCCCGCGGGATGGCAGCACAGCATCTTCCAGGTAGcgggatttttttcgttttttttcgttcgcttcttttttcttggtctttttttggtgtttgagttttttttttcaatttgtatgTTGGttcggtttgtgtttttttgttttcttgttttttttgttattgtttttgttatgattttcggTTGCTTTGGTAGCAATATTTGATTGAAGGGGAAATGACTGTTCAGTAGggggaaaataatataaaatataggtTTGATGATGCAATATATGGCAATTGTATGGTCTGTCTTGCGTAACCCTGTCGCTTGGTCCTCCTATTCCAGCTTACAACACGGCGATCAGCGAGCACCGTCTGCGGTCTCATCTGATGCAGATTTATTAAtgtgttatcccccccccccccacctaataTTGCCGCCCCCCACTGACGTGCCCCTCTCCCCCAGGAGTGCCCCCCGTCCGGTGCGGCCGCCTACTCGCGCGACCCCTGCGCGGCGGACGGCCACCTGTCCAGCGAGGAGGCGGCGCAGCGGCGGCAGAAAGCGGCGGCCAAGATCAAGAAGGAGTACCGGCGCCTCAAGCGGGAGAACATGACGGAGGAGGAGATCCGCGCGCAGCGGGCGCTCATGGCGGCGCTGTGCAGGATGCGGAGGCAGCTCCGGCAGGAGAGCATGAGCGAGGAGGAGCTCCGGGCGCGgcgggcggcggcagcggcggcccAGAGGGAGCTGCGACGCCGCGCGCGGGAGAACATGTCGCCGGAGGAACTGGCGGCGCACCGCGCCATGGTGGCGGCGGCACAGCGGGAGCTGAGGCGGCGCGCGAGGGAGCGCATGACGGAGGAGGAGCTGAGGGAGCAccgggcggcggtggcggcggcgcagAGGGAGCTGCGGCGCCGCGCGCAGGAGAGGATGTCTGAGGAGGAGCTCAAGCAGCGGCGCGCGGCCGTGGCGGCGGCTCAGCGCGAGCTGCGCAAGCGGGCGCGCGAGAGCATGACGGAGGAGCAGCTGATGGAGCACAAGGCGGCCATCGCGGCCGCACAGCGCGAGCTGCGGCGCCGCGCCAGGGAGAAGATGACCGAGGAGGAGCTGAAGGCACGGCgcgcggcggtggcggcggcgcagAGGGAGTTGCGCAAGCGCGCCCGCGAGAACATGACGGAGGAACAGCTGCGAGAACACAAGGCCGCTATCGCAGCAGCGCAGCGGGAGGCGCggcggagggagcgggagaagatGTCTGACGAGGAGCTGCGGGCGCGACGTGCGGCCGCCGCGCAGGCCCGGCGGGAGCTGCGGCGccgcgagagggagaagatgagcgACGACGAGCTGAAGGCGCAccgggcggcggtggcggcggcggcggcggcgcggcgggCGCGGCGCCAGTCTATCCCGGAGACCgtgccgaaggaggaggagccgtCGCAGGACCACCTGGACGCGTACCGCCTGCAGCTGGAGGACCTGTCGCGGGTGGAGCCGGCCGTGGCGCAGCCCGGCGACGACTACCAGGTGCGGGAGCACATGTCACGGCCCGAGCAGGCGCTGCCGCCGCCCGTCAACGCCTACCACCCGCATCACGGCAGCGTGGCCCGCCTGGAGCAGCCGCTGCAGCAGCCCGTGGACAACTACCACCTGCACCTGGAGAACCTGTCCCGCATGGAGCACCACCCGCTGCCGCACCCCATGATGGACGCCTACCACCGCCACGAGGGCCTGGCCAGGGTGGAGCAGCAGCTGCACCGCCCCGTCGACGCCTACCAGTTCCCGCTGGGGAGCCTCTCGCGGGTGGAGCACCCTCACGCGCATCACCCCGGGGCGCAGCAGCCGGCGTGGATGACCGACCCGCGGCTGCAGGGCTCCAACGCCCTCGTGGCCCACCTGCCGCTGCCCGTGAAGGAGGCCGACACGGGCGACGGCTGAGCCCGCGATCCCGAGGGCGCCACGgcagaagacgacgacgacgacgacaagtgACCCTCACCTCGCGGGGCGGGTGTCGGCCAGCGGGACCGTCGTGGTGGCTTCGAGGAGACGCCGgatagtagcaacaacaaacCAGATGCGGATAGTAATTACTGATACAATCCACTTAGTTGTGCGGTTTCCAAGCACTGCACAGATTAGTGGGACGAGACATTACTCATGATCTGAATAAGTTTTTATTTGTTCCCTCCTGTCATGAAACGAAGAAGTGACCGCATTCATGACCCCGAGGtcaagggaatggagaagagacaAAATGgttaaagggaaaggaagaaaaacggaaatccttatgaagaggaaaagggaaggaaaagacgaGTCACAAAAATTTGTGATAGTGCGGGAAATGGGTGGATGTGTGGTgccattattcattcattcataaacaaaCTCATGTCcatgaaaacacacatacgccTGCTCTCGCGCACGTCCACATACACGTTCACACGCAATACAAGTGCATGTCTACTAGCACGTGCacttacatgtataaatgcacttacacatacgcatacatcgTCATATActtactcttacacacacacacacacatattcacgtaCATGCCACACAGACATacgaatgtatgtgcgtgtgtgtggggatggggggtaagcagatatagagaatatatgtatatatatatatatatatatatatatatatatatatatatatatatatatatatatatatatatatatatatatatatatatatatatatatatatatatatatatatattgaaagtgggtaggtaagcagatagatggaatggtatatatttagaaatataagtaggtaggtagagagagagagagagagagagagagagagagagagagagagagagagagagagagagagagagagagagagagagagagagagagagagagagagagagagaatgggggtacagtaacctctctccattcccttcactACGGATACAAAGCACTGAACAGAAAGTGAAaccagggagagaaggaaaaaatcaaacTTCATTTTTGTTCATACCCTTCCTGAGGAACTTTTACTTGTGACAATTGAACTCCGAGAAAGCTAGAACATTTGGGGAAACTTTGAACTGTAATGCTCTCTGTGATTACATGCTCccattccccattttctttaccagacataaacaaacaagttcGATGTAGAACTGACTAATATTCCCGTTTCTTAAAACAT includes:
- the LOC113817297 gene encoding trichohyalin (The sequence of the model RefSeq protein was modified relative to this genomic sequence to represent the inferred CDS: added 495 bases not found in genome assembly); this encodes MNPSSTQATVGSAYFKAPPPREQSASQETLLEYLGIKPASSVAGDSYVEEPPYVVVPNKEFNGAYQTPYKDSKELEEVCEGDVPFVECRVEIQDGGEPGAKPPPEHNDYNYKVKEEPLDIFASSDNGYTSSTPFNPFSSDDSSSYTSSSNPIYSDAMKNETTLDLLMTSMNEDLNRRYGVVDGEALYPRHGSSPVEQLNSTGSSSGHHPHHHSQHQQQHSTSESEQHPNHHHHHHHQAASAGSKAGVSPAGWQHSIFQECPPSGAAAYSRDPCAADGHLSSEEAAQRRQKAAAKIKKEYRRLKRENMTEEEIRAQRALMAALCRMRRQLRQESMSEEELRARRAAAAAAQRELRRRARENMSPEELAAHRAMVAAAQRELRRRARERMTEEELREHRAAVAAAQRELRRRAQERMSEEELKQRRAAVAAAQRELRKRARESMTEEQLMEHKAAIAAAQRELRRRAREKMTEEELKARRAAVAAAQRELRKRARENMTEEQLREHKAAIAAAQREARRREREKMSDEELRARRAAAAQARRELRRREREKMSDDELKAHRAAVAAAAAARRARRQSIPETVPKEEEPSQDHLDAYRLQLEDLSRVEPAVAQPGDDYQVREHMSRPEQALPPPVNAYHPHHGSVARLEQPLQQPVDNYHLHLENLSRMEHHPLPHPMMDAYHRHEGLARVEQQLHRPVDAYQFPLGSLSRVEHPHAHHPGAQQPAWMTDPRLQGSNALVAHLPLPVKEADTGDG